The region GCTCAATCTCCTGGTACAACAGCACAACCAGCTAGTACATCTGGTCCAAGACCTAGGACAGCACCTGTCGCTGGTGGTACAGCTTCCAGGACAGCAACCTCTGTACCGCTTGGCGACGATGACGAAGATAAATCTAAAACACAAGCACGTCCACCACTAGGATCTGGTACAGCAACTGTAGCAACACAACCCGGCTCAGCACTAGAAGCAGCTATGTCTTTCTCAATACCTGCTTCTACAGCTACACCAGCAGCTCTAGCCCCTAAACCAGCAGCTACACCGGTAGCTACCTCTGTACCCATTCCAGCAGGGACTGCACCTGGTACACCAGTTGCTATTGCGAAACCACGGCGAGCAGCTCCTACACAACTTTCCATATCACTGACTTCCCCAGGTGCATCGACTGGGACTCCAGATGCTAGTCCACCTTCTGTGCCTGTGAGTACTGGTGCTCCTCTGACAGCACAAAAACAGGCGGTTCCTGCAGGGGCCCCTGTTACTAGATCAAGTAGATCACCCATGGTTATCAGTATTCCCGCAACACCTAGTCAGACACCGGCTACTCCAGTTGCATCTTCAGTGCCTGCCGCCAAGCCAGCAGAACAGGCAGGAGCTCCCACCGTAATCCCATTTGGTTTAAATCCCTTTGACATAAAGTTCAACAGCTTTCCCATGTGGAGTGATCAATTTGgtaaggaagaagaagcagtcCCGACTGAAAGGAAACTAATGCTCTATATGGATCAAACTTGGAAAGCAGCGTTATGTGATGATATAACAAACTACAAAAAGTTTTTAgatgatttaaaatcgCAGCAAAAGGTGATAACGGAGCCGTCCTCTTGATTTATGTGTAGACCAGGAGCCCATCGCATGTAACATAATTCCAGGTCgaatattgtttttgtaaTGTTTTGTAGGCGTAAATTATAGGCTTCAACACAGCCTAAAATTTACAGCCCTCGAGCCATATCTATTATGGCGAAACATCCACGTGAAATGTTCTAAAACCACCGTGGCAAGGCTGCCCGTGGtttgaaatgtgtacaatacttgtaatattaataaaaatatacatatacggataaattatatacacgGTTTAAAATGGAGAAAACAATAGatacatataaatttaagtatATACTGCCGGCTGGAATGTGGGTGCAGAAACAGTTTACAGAAACAGTGTAAAATagcagtaatagtaacCTTCCACAGCAAataatcatatatataatataatacagagctaaaaatgatataaatcAGCGGTAGACAGTATAACAAGAAAACGAAGGTGAATCAATGTTATAGAGGAATATTTAAAGcacataaatacaataatagAATCTAAATATAgataatacaaatttagGAGaatctaaattaaaattatgcAAATTATGTGTGGAAAGGCCgattttaacataatacATGACCAGGCTGGATGGAATAAGTAGACATTATATTCGGACACAAAAAAGAGAGTAGTAACGAGTCatatagttattttttttgagtataatataatttaaaggTTAAATCTGCATTATagttcaaattaaaaatttacaagTTAAACCAGcattatttgtaaatattggGAGCAGGACCAAGGTAGTTAATGTATTGTTACGTATAGTTGTTCATTTACcacaatatatattaaatttaatttttaatttataataccATATACCGGCTCACAATACATCATAATTGGTTGAATTTGGAAAACGTATATTGTAACATCAGGGTGATGTACCCTGGTATATAATGGATTCCATGTAAACTATAGCAAACACTTAATGAGAATTATAATCGcaacataatattattgtcaaatacatttgatttaatCAGGCCTCTAATTAAATGAATGTATCCTCTACAAAATcgtttttaatacatttcATATTGCTTTTCAGTAGCAATTACTATCGCCATTATAAAGGAGCTTTGAGTAACTTCGCGCTAGCCCAAGAGCAAGCAGAAGCAGAACAAGAGCCACAACTATACGTGGTGGACCTCGATGTTAATTACAAGTCAAGCACGCCATATACGGAGTACAGTTACGATGAGCTTAACCAGGTAACGAGGTTTACGGCAAAGCCAGGGTTCCTCATCAACGGTATCTTCAAGGGCgacaaatttatttctGAGGCCCAAAACTATCAGTACTACTCTAAAGTCATGATATACTACGGTAGGGACGGTGGAAGGAAGCTGACTGCACTCCTGCCTTACGAACCAGAACCTGATGACGTGCCCAGAGCTACGCATATTTCTGAGTTACCACCGCCACAATTGATCATGCTCAATACCAAGCTCAGAGAATCTACCCAACAGATTAAATACAGTTACGATCAGTACTTCAACGTTGACAGATTTACCTGTAAGCCAGGCTTTCTTATTTACAAAGTTGTAAGGGGCGATCGAACCATAGCCCAGGTCACAGACGAAAAATACTATGACAGAGTTGTTATACACACAGGGTCAGACGGAAAAAGGAAGCTGACTGTCCTGTATCCCGGAGAAAAGGAACCGCCTGAGATTCCTCAGCCTGGGTCAGAGCCACAACCAGTTCAGCTGCAACCCGTACAACTGGACGTCTTACTCAAGCAGGAAACAGAATACTACAAGTATAAGTATGATATGTTTAACGATCTGGAGAGATTTACTGCAAAACCCGGATTTGTATTCGCCATAGTTATGAAGGGAGAGAAGCTGGTAACACAGGTCACAGATCAAAGGTATTTCGACAGAGTCCTCATATACAAGGACGAGAACGGTAAGAAGAGGATGACAACCATGTTCCCGGGCGAGGAGGAGCTTGTATCAATCAACCTCAGGGAAAAGCAGTCCTCCGACGAGTTCACTTACAAGTATACAGAGGCAACGGATCGTCACAAGTTCACCTGCAATGAGGGTTTCCTCGTATACAGGGTTATGAAGGGTGACCAGTTTATTACACAGGTTGAAGacaacaactactacgACAGAGTCATCATTGAAAGGGACCCAGCAGGTGGCAAGATGCTCACGCTGCTGTACCCCAACGACCCAGACGTAAACGACCCTGATGAGCCATATCCGGCCTACAAGATAGCCAAGGGCCTGATTCGAGCGGAAACAGAGATCGGGGTGGACCTGGCAGATGCAGCGCTCCAGCGCCTGCCGGGCGTTACCGTTACTAAACAGCCCACCAGGGACCCGGTGCACATCGACCTCGACATCTTCAGGGAATGCGATTTATACCACGTCAAAAACAACAGCTTCCAGGGCATTTACACGATCACAGCTAGGCCCGGGTACGGCTTCAAGGAGGTGCGCCACGCAGCAGACACCATCTGGAACTTTGACGAGTGCACAAAGTCAGTCGACCACCCACACAAGATCCTGATGAAGGAGTCGTGGGGAGAAAAGCACGTCGCCATCATCTTCGATGACGACTACTTCGTCTACAGAAGGCCGGGAAAAAACCAGCCCTGGCAGGACCTGTCTGCCCGCAGGTACGACCTGAAGCGCATCAGGTTCTACAAAGGTGACCCAAACAACCTCGACTCCCTGGTGCCCCTCGAGAGGCACGAATACACAGTAGGCACTCGCTACATCACCATCGGCTACACCTTCAACCCCGGTGTCGAGTGCTCTGAGATCAGGTACGACAAGAACGTCATGTGGCGCTACGTGAACAAGTTCCCGAAGGCGCTCCACCTCAACGTGAGGCTCAACACGTTTGTCATCATCTTCAGCAGGACGAACTACGTCGTCCTCGATGTCCCGCCACCTTAAACACGCAGGTGCAGCGCTCTGTCAGCGGGGCCCCTCTGGAGCCCTCCGCAATCTCAgcattttaacaaatagGCACGAGCCTAGTCAGTCAACACGTAAGTATTCTCGACATAGACCTCTAATTTCataaaattcattttacaCGCAGTCCACTTTTCTCTCTCAATACAACTGTAGGCAATAGATATCACCCTTTAGATAATGTAGCAACGACTAGCCAACGAACCACTCTCATTTATGCCATTACATCCTTAACTCttaataattttcaatttcgTGTCATTTCAACCCATACATAAAATGCGTTAAGTGAGctaagttaaaataaatccaTTAAGTTTCTAGGATGGATTCATCACATGGATCCACAGACCATACAAAAtacaacatacacatttccaCTTGCTCTGACCACAAAATTATTTGGCAGAAATCGCGTCGCAATACTCTAACGTGAAGTCGATAAATTAACTTAGATTAGCGGTCAGATGACTAGTATATCAACTGGAGGAGCAGGCAGTCAGAAGAACTTGAACAGGTCCTGCTGGTCGGCAGTCAGGTCCCCCTTCTGCCCCCTCCACGTCTGCGGGTACTTGATGAAGTTGCTGACGTCGTCGCTGCCCCCGTACGACGGAAGGATCGGGCAGCTCTCGGCCTTGAGGAGAATCCTGTTGAAGTCGATTCCGCTGAAGAAGTCGTGCACGTAGACCTCGTTCACGTTGGCGCCCAGCCTCTTCTCCGGGTTAATTTCCAGGAGGTTTTTTATGAGGCCCCGGCTGCTGCTGCACAGGTGCTTGGGGAACTTGATCTGGTGGTTGAGCGCGAGCTTGTAGGTGACCTGCGGGTCCGGGGCGTAGAACGGCGGCACGcccaccagcagctcgtACAGGAGCACGCCCAGGGAGTAGAAGTCCGCCTGGAAGCCGTGCCCCCTCTTCAGGAACACCTCCGGCGCCAGGTACTCGTAGGTTCCGCAGACCGTCCACGTCCTCCCCTCGTCGCTTATCACCTTCGCGAAGCCGAAGTCGACCAGCCGTATGTATCCTTCGAAGTCGAGGATGATGTTTTCCGGCTTCAGGTCTCTGTAGACGACGCCGTTGCGGTGCAGGTACTCGAGGGCCATGAGCACCTGGGAGGCGTAGAACTGCACTGTCCTCTTCGAGAAGCGTCCGTACTTCCTCAGGTACGTGAACAGCTCTCCTCCGCCCAGGAACTCGAGTACGAAGTACAGGTTGTGGCAGTCCTGGAACCTGCCCAGGTATCCCACGATGAAGGGGTGTCTTACGAATCCCAGTATTTGGCTTTCGCTTTTGACGTGCAGCATCTGCTTGTTCGTGACGATTTTGCTCTTGTTGATGATTTTCAGGGCGACTATTTTATCAACTGCTTCCCTCACTCCACTCGCATCGTTTACTAGATCCTCTGCGGGCGCGCCCTTCATATCACCTGTATTTTCCACATTCTTCAAATAGCCTGTATTGTCCATACTCTTCAAATAGCCTCCATCTAATTGATTAAGCTTATCACACTCAACTCCATTGGAAGATTCATCCACAGCGTCTGCGTCTTCGACCACTTCTATAAAGGCCACTTCATCGATGGCATCTACTATTTCGTCTACTTCTAtgacttcttcttctttcttaCCACCGTATGGGTGACTTCTGCTATCTGGCGTATCTACCACATATAGGTCGACATCATCTGCCTCGTGCCCACCATTGACACCTTCAGTTACTTCTGCACCTTCCAGTTCATCAGTGCTATTCACCACCTCTATTACATCTGACGGGTCCGTTTTATCTATAGACCCTGGTGGCTTCTGTTCTTCTACTCCACCCTTTCCAACTTCTGCAACCATTTGTTCTTTGTGCCCTCCACTCTTAGTGGCTTCCAATTTTTTTCCCGAGTAAATCTTCTTATATTGCTCCTCAAATAGATTCGTGCCGTTGTGGTTTTCATACAACCCTGTGTTATCAGGCCAGGCGACACTACTTGCGGTGCTTTCGTTACTCTCACCTCTTTCTGCTAATGCGTCATCTCTCCTTTCTCTGCAGCCACTGGTATACTTTGCTATACATACCGTCGCGTAGGATCCAGTGCCGATTGTTTCTCCAATTACGAAATCTTTTATGTTACAGCTCTTAAACATCTGTCTATCTTCGACGTTCGATGCGATAGATAATCTCATTTGCGCCAGTttcctatttttattacaccTATCTTTGTTACTGATCGACTCGTCAGTACTCAGTGAATTGCTACGATTATACAGTTTATTGTTCAGGAGCGGGCATATTTTAGCCTTTGGTGCCCTTTTAcctattttaaaactacatttgGTACTTATATCTCCCTTATCTTTGAAAGAGCTTAACTTTTTTACATTGTTTCCATTGTTAACTTCGTTCCTCTTGTGGCACATTCTTTTTCTGAATGGATACAAAACAATTAACTTAAGTATTCTTCCACTGCGTTTTATAAAGCGTAAAAACCTATCTTTACAAGAAACCTTTTCTGGTTCATTTATAGATGAATAATTACCTTCCATCTATCCtgacattttataaaatttttactGTACATTGTTTATTCTTGAGATGactattatattttagaCTCAACACTCCATTTGAACATTTTAATgactaaatgtgtataaatgattctaatttgaaaaataaatatttttaatctgaATTGATTCTTCGTCGTGTGTTAGCTTAGATTTCAAGCGCTTTGTACTTGTATGTTACAATTACATTATAAAGCTTTATCAGTTTATATTACTGCGATTTTCCGCTGTAGAATCTATGTTACATGTGTTTTCCCAAATCGTGAAACtacttctattttacaaccATCAATTTAAAGATTCGAtctataatacaaaatattatatctTACGAGACTAGCAAACAGTGATCTAAATGACAACAACGGTTGATATTTCCGTGTGTGGTGTGAAAATTTTGAATCAATGGAAAACcgaaatatttacaatgGTTTTttgagtaaaaataaaatagaacaTAAGCTTTATAAGtattgtacaaaaaatCGACAACCAAGCTGTAACGATTACAAATTAGCTCTACTAGCAATCTAAAAGATCCATATTCCAAATTTTACTCACTAAAACAGacaattaaattttctACATtcatattatacaaaattacGAATCCTTTAATGAACAAAAAACATTTCAATGTCTTTACAATAACCCTAGATTCCACTTTCCAAACACCACTAACTTCTGATTTAgcattttttattctattattatgaccatttatattatgatcaattattatttaaacagtataatttgtaaacatatacacatttgtaaaatCATTCACCATATATTCAATAAAAATGACATACACCTTcgtaattatatttttgacCTTAAACtcgtatataaattataaacaaaagAAACActcaattatatattttactttttatcaaataaaatgacTACGGATAGACAAGCGCTTTTTGATCATAGAGGTACTTTTATGATTCCAACAATAATGTTTAGTTTTGGTACGTTAAGATTGGAATTATGTATCTAATGCTCGTGGCCTTCATAACTCATTAATTTGCTATTCAATTAttgaaattttaattattttagcTCACGCCCAGcttttacacattcctGGGTTTTGATTTAATGATTCTATTCGCCTTACTGGCAAACCGAGATAAAGATTGCGATGTTCCTCTTTGTAAGTATATACAACTCCTTTCAAATAACGTAATTTAGACGCTTGGCTTCTAGTGAGTGTGCTTCTGGTAAACCAAACTAGTTCATTTGAGAATTCAGAGTCTACCCTCGTCTTATGGATCATATCTagtgaagaaaaaatatggaacTAAATTAGGGGTATTTTATATCTTAACTATATTCATTAGTTATTGACGGAAGTGGTACTACTGGTGACCAGTTTCTTCTGGATGGCCCTGGGGACAATTGAGGTAAGTAAGCCGTGAATGATAGTACATAGGTGTCAATGTCAACAACATGTCAAGAAACGAGTCCAGTGATATGGTGGATCTGCTTTgtatcaataaatatattctgGTAGCCTCGGAATATATTAACCTAATGTAGGTGCGCCGTAGTGGGATTTATTATCAGTTCGATACTAATAACACTGGTATATtgattaattattaaataaaagcGGAATAGGCAATAATGTTCTTTCAAAGCGGAAGGAATCCTGAATTTTGATAAACATATTATGCAAAATTACTAAATTTGGTAATTTATGACTACatgtttaacaaattaatgttattacAACGTTAGAAATATTTTCCGAAAggtaaacataaaattaattttaagatGTGTTAATAGGGAAAGAGTAATTATTACATCACAAGAATCACCATCTTGGTATTACAAATAAGCACACATTATAATTCTATTAAGAATTTTTGTTGCTTTATAATTTAGTACATAATACTAATAGCTTGAATAAAACTTGGCCATTTTAGGATATAGATGATctttatatttgaaaattacattttaataaggTAATATAATTGGTATgttttttaagttttaattGATCTCATTTGAGAAAACGACCCAGATTTAGTAATATTTGAACATtacataataaaatttgaatttaaaatggaggCTTTGAAGGTTGTTGCATCCATCGACCAGGGAACTCAATCAACCAGGTGTACCATATATGATTCCTCAATGAAGGTACTGACAAGTAGTTCGaaacaacataaacaatACTACCCACAGTCAGGGTGGTGTGAACATGACCCGAATGAAATCATCGATTCGGTCTATTATACCATGAATGAAGCAGTAAGAAAGCTTAAGGAAAAGGTGGGCAGCTTTGTAATCGTAGGTTTGGGCATAACCAATCAGAGAGAAACAGTAGTAGTGTGGGATAAAAAAACAGGAAAACCACTATACAACGCAATAGTATGGCTGGATATAAGAGCAAGCGAAGAGGCAAACCATATGGTAGAAACATTCGGGTCGGATAGAACCTTTTATCAAAAGACAGGACTACTAATAAACACGTATTTCTCAGCATTTAAACTTAAGTGGATgtcaaataatttaagcTGGTTTAAAGAATGTGTTGCAAAAGAGTCGATAAGATTTGGAACAATAGATACATGGCTGATATATAATTTGACAGGAGAGTACCTGACGGACATAACGAACGCCTCTAGAACGTTCCTGATGGATATAAACAAGGAAAAGTGGAGTTCAGAactgttaaaaatattcgGATTCAGTTTCAACCTGTTGCCGGAAATAAGACCAAACTGTTCGGATTTTGGAACAATCACGAATACCAATGTACCTGATTTCAACGGTGTGAAGATATTGGGAGTAGCAGGAGACCAACAAGCGTCATGCGTGGGACAGGGGTTATTTGAAAAGTTGGCGACAAAATGTACATTTGGAACAGGAGCATTCATATTAACAAACACAGGTTAGTCGATAGTAACTGACAGTTAATGCTCAAAGGTATTTGTGTACACTGATGTAGATTAACAACTAACTACAATCAGTTACTATTGACTTATTAACTACTGGTAACCAACTATTGATAACTAATAAATCAACTAATTAACTACCGATAACTACAcaactaaataatttactgtTAGGATCCCAAAGGGTCATGTCGTCTGGAGGATTGTTGTGCACACCATGTTATAAACTAAGTGCAAACACACCAACAACATTCGCACTAGAAGTGAGTGTTACTGGTAGCTAGGATTGTTTGCTTAAGGAACAAGTGAACGGTTGAACAATGTGCTGTAGGGGTCAATAGCAATCGCGGGAGCAGGAGTGACGTGGTTGAAGGACATGGGAATGATCTCAGAGCCGTCTGAGATATCGGTAGGTGGTTctacaaaaatatataccaCGATAAACGCTAACAACAGTGTAGGAGATACTTTTGAAATATAAGTCGTCGGACGGAGTGGTATTTGCGCCGGCGTTCAGCGGCCTGTTTGCCCCGAGGTGGAGAAGTGACGCGCGCGGATGTATCATGGGAATGACGCAACACACGGAAAGGGGGCACATAGTGAGAGCGTACTGCGAAAGCATAGGACTGCAGCTCTATGAAATCATACACTCATTCCTGTCGGACATGGGAGTGTCCTCAATACCGTACATCAACGTGGACGGAGGACTGAGTCAAAATTCAGAGCTGCTCCAGCTGATATCGGACATAACGAACACGAAACTAGGTGCGCATTGTGAATACAGTACCACATTGCTATTTCTTACCGTTTTCCCACATACAATATTTACCATTATACAAAGATAGCTACGTATATCAATGTGTAACGAATGATTAGAGAAACCCGAAATCACGGAGATAACGTCATACGGAGCGGCACTATTAGCAGGGCTGGGCGCTAAGCTGTGGGACAGCTTAGACGACGTTAAGAAGTTTACGTCCAAGAACGGCACGGGAAACGTATGGACGCCGAGTATACCACAAGACGTAAGGTACAAGATTGTTCAATACTGGAACATGGGAATTGAAAGGTCGCTGCTGTGGCAGATCTAAAATATCTTAGTCG is a window of Theileria orientalis strain Shintoku DNA, chromosome 2, complete genome DNA encoding:
- a CDS encoding glycerol kinase, producing the protein MEALKVVASIDQGTQSTRCTIYDSSMKVLTSSSKQHKQYYPQSGWCEHDPNEIIDSVYYTMNEAVRKLKEKVGSFVIVGLGITNQRETVVVWDKKTGKPLYNAIVWLDIRASEEANHMVETFGSDRTFYQKTGLLINTYFSAFKLKWMSNNLSWFKECVAKESIRFGTIDTWLIYNLTGEYLTDITNASRTFLMDINKEKWSSELLKIFGFSFNLLPEIRPNCSDFGTITNTNVPDFNGVKILGVAGDQQASCVGQGLFEKLATKCTFGTGAFILTNTGSQRVMSSGGLLCTPCYKLSANTPTTFALEGSIAIAGAGVTWLKDMGMISEPSEISEILLKYKSSDGVVFAPAFSGLFAPRWRSDARGCIMGMTQHTERGHIVRAYCESIGLQLYEIIHSFLSDMGVSSIPYINVDGGLSQNSELLQLISDITNTKLEKPEITEITSYGAALLAGLGAKLWDSLDDVKKFTSKNGTGNVWTPSIPQDVRYKIVQYWNMGIERSLLWQI
- a CDS encoding uncharacterized protein (protein of unknown function DUF529 repeat containing protein) — protein: MNVSSTKSFLIHFILLFSSNYYRHYKGALSNFALAQEQAEAEQEPQLYVVDLDVNYKSSTPYTEYSYDELNQVTRFTAKPGFLINGIFKGDKFISEAQNYQYYSKVMIYYGRDGGRKLTALLPYEPEPDDVPRATHISELPPPQLIMLNTKLRESTQQIKYSYDQYFNVDRFTCKPGFLIYKVVRGDRTIAQVTDEKYYDRVVIHTGSDGKRKLTVLYPGEKEPPEIPQPGSEPQPVQLQPVQLDVLLKQETEYYKYKYDMFNDLERFTAKPGFVFAIVMKGEKLVTQVTDQRYFDRVLIYKDENGKKRMTTMFPGEEELVSINLREKQSSDEFTYKYTEATDRHKFTCNEGFLVYRVMKGDQFITQVEDNNYYDRVIIERDPAGGKMLTLLYPNDPDVNDPDEPYPAYKIAKGLIRAETEIGVDLADAALQRLPGVTVTKQPTRDPVHIDLDIFRECDLYHVKNNSFQGIYTITARPGYGFKEVRHAADTIWNFDECTKSVDHPHKILMKESWGEKHVAIIFDDDYFVYRRPGKNQPWQDLSARRYDLKRIRFYKGDPNNLDSLVPLERHEYTVGTRYITIGYTFNPGVECSEIRYDKNVMWRYVNKFPKALHLNQDELRRPRCPATLNTQVQRSVSGAPLEPSAISAF
- a CDS encoding CAMP-dependent protein kinase, beta-catalytic subunit produces the protein MEGNYSSINEPEKVSCKDRFLRFIKRSGRILKLIVLYPFRKRMCHKRNEVNNGNNVKKLSSFKDKGDISTKCSFKIGKRAPKAKICPLLNNKLYNRSNSLSTDESISNKDRCNKNRKLAQMRLSIASNVEDRQMFKSCNIKDFVIGETIGTGSYATVCIAKYTSGCRERRDDALAERGESNESTASSVAWPDNTGLYENHNGTNLFEEQYKKIYSGKKLEATKSGGHKEQMVAEVGKGGVEEQKPPGSIDKTDPSDVIEVVNSTDELEGAEVTEGVNGGHEADDVDLYVVDTPDSRSHPYGGKKEEEVIEVDEIVDAIDEVAFIEVVEDADAVDESSNGVECDKLNQLDGGYLKSMDNTGYLKNVENTGDMKGAPAEDLVNDASGVREAVDKIVALKIINKSKIVTNKQMLHVKSESQILGFVRHPFIVGYLGRFQDCHNLYFVLEFLGGGELFTYLRKYGRFSKRTVQFYASQVLMALEYLHRNGVVYRDLKPENIILDFEGYIRLVDFGFAKVISDEGRTWTVCGTYEYLAPEVFLKRGHGFQADFYSLGVLLYELLVGVPPFYAPDPQVTYKLALNHQIKFPKHLCSSSRGLIKNLLEINPEKRLGANVNEVYVHDFFSGIDFNRILLKAESCPILPSYGGSDDVSNFIKYPQTWRGQKGDLTADQQDLFKVLRRDFCQIILWSEQVEMCMLYFVWSVDPCDESILET